The sequence below is a genomic window from Rhodococcus sp. 4CII.
CCGTGAGGTCAACTCGCGAGTGGCAGCCGACCCGTCGATCCGGGAGCTCGAGGCCAACCTGGCGGGCGCCCAGAACGACGCCCAGCAGGCTCACCTGCGGGTCGAGCTGGCAGCCCAGCAGGCTGCGGTGCGCAACGAGAAGCTCGGTGAGGTCGCGGCCGAGTTCGAGGCCGTGCACAACATCCAGCGGGCACAGCGGGTCGGTTCCGTCGACGCCGTCATCCCTGCCGTGGAGCTGCGTCCGTACATCATCGGTGCGGTCGAGCGCGGCATGCGCCGGGCGGTCGAAGCCGGCAAGTAGTCCCCACCCGAACGGCCGCGGCACCTACCGGTGTCGCGGCCGTTCGGTGTTTCGCGGGGGTGTGTTGCGGGGTGTGGCCCAATGTCACCGCGGTCTGGTCACGCTGCACCGATGTCACATCGGTCGCCGCATTTCACCTGTTTCGGATGACGCGGGCCGCGGCAGCCGGTGCGATAGTCAGCGCAGAGTGAATTCGACTGTGAATGGAGCGCTGCAATGGACTCTTTCTGGGACTTTCTCTGGGTGATCATCGTCACCTTCGGCTTCGTGGCCTACCTGATCCTGTTGTTCTCCATCATCACCGACCTGTTCCGCGACCATACGACGTCGGGCTGGGTGAAGGCCATCTGGATCGTCTTCCTGTTCTTCGTCCCGCTGCTGACCGCGCTCGTGTATCTCATCACCCGGAGCAAGGGCATGGCCGAGCGGTCGATGGCCGCCGCACAGGAGGCGAAGCAGGCGCAGGACAGCTACATCCGCTCCGTCGCGGGCAAGTCCTCGGCCGAGCAGATCGCCGACGCGAAGGCACTCCTCGATTCCGGCACCATCACGCAGGCGGAGTACGAGACGCTGAAGGCGAAGGCACTGAGCAGCTGAGCACCCGTTTCCCCGGAAGGCCCGCCCACCCGGCGGGCCTTCTTCCGTGTGCGGCCCGTTCAGTCCCCGATGCGGGCCGCGACGTCCCGGAACGCCTGCAGCACCGTGGCGACGGCGGGAACGTCGTCGGCGGCGGGTCGCCGGGCCAGCTCGTAGATCCGGGCCGCGCGCACCCCGGCCAGCGGCAGCTGCACCACCGCGCGGCTGGTCACCGCATGCCGGGCCAGCAGGGCCACGCCGTGACCGCCGGCGACGAGTTCCTCGATGACGCGGAAGTCGTTGATGCGCATCGCCACGTGCGGTTGCACACCGGTCGCGGCGGCCACCGACATCAGCACGTCGTCGACGGGAAATCCGCCGCGCACGCTGATCCACCGCTCGTCCGCCAACTGGTCCGGCCGGACCGCATCCTGTCCGGCGAGCGGATGACCGGGCGGCAGGATCAGGTCGATGGGTTCGCGCATCAGCGGTTCCGCCGTCACCCTGGGCGACGACGTGTCCGGGGCCCGTTCGTCGCGATGGGTCAGGACGACGTCGTAATCGGCGAGCAGGGCAGGCACCGCGGCGGCCGGGAGATCCTCGTCGCGCGCCTGCACGTCCACTCCGCTGCCCGCGAGCGCGTCCAGCAGTCCCGGCAGCAGCAGCGCGGCACCGGACGGGAACAGCGCCACCCGCACCCGGCCGCGCGGCGAACCGCGGTAGGCGGTCATCTCCGCCGCCGCGCGGTCGAGGGCGGCCACGACGTCGTCGGCGCGGACGACGAGGGCCTGACCGGCATCGGTGAGCCGCAGCCGTCGGCCGGCGGGTTCGAGCAGCGTCACCCCAGCCTCCCGCGAGAGGATCTTGAGCTGCTGCGACACCGCCGACGGCGTCATCGACAACGCCCGCGCGGTCGCCGCCACCGTCCCGCGGTCCGCCAGCTCGCGCAGGACGCGTAACCGGGTGGCATCCATGTAGCAAAACTACATCGATGATGCACTTTTATGTGCTTGTCCTGATTGTTTCCGGCCCTCACGATGGAAGGCATGACCTCACGTGACCGGATGCTCGGACTCACCGTCGTCGTCCTGTGGGGGCTCAACTTCCTCGCCATTCGCGCGGGCCTCGATCACTTCCCGCCGTTCTTCTTCGCCGCGCTGCGGTTCTTCGTCATCGCAATCCCGGTGATCCTGTTCGTCCCCCGGCCGCAGGTGCCGCTGAAATGGCTGCTGGTGTACGGCCTCGGGTTCGGGGTCGGCCAGTTCGCGTTCCTGTTCTGGGGCATGCACGTGGGGATGCCGACCGGACTGGCGTCGCTGGTACTGCAGTCGTCGGCACCGTTCACCGTGGTCCTCGGCGCGGTCCTGCTGCGGGAGCGCCTCCGGCCCACGCAGGTGGGCGGACTGCTCGTGGCGATGGCCGGGATGGCGCTCATCGGCTGGGACCGCGCCCAGCACGCCGCCCTGCTGCCGGTGGCCCTGACATTGCTCGCGGGACTGTCGTGGGCGGTGGGCAACATCGGCAATCGCAAGGCCGCGTCGGATCAGCCGATGCGCCTGATGCTGTGGATGTGCGTCATTCCGCCGCTGCCGATGCTGGCGCTGTCCTTCGTCGTGGAGGGCCCGACCGCGGGGTGGACTTCCCTGACCTCGTCGCTGAACGGCAACGGCCCGCTCGCCCTCGCGGGCCTCGCCTACATCGTGATCCTCGGCACCATCGCCGGCTCCGGGCTGTGGACGGCAC
It includes:
- a CDS encoding SHOCT domain-containing protein → MDSFWDFLWVIIVTFGFVAYLILLFSIITDLFRDHTTSGWVKAIWIVFLFFVPLLTALVYLITRSKGMAERSMAAAQEAKQAQDSYIRSVAGKSSAEQIADAKALLDSGTITQAEYETLKAKALSS
- a CDS encoding LysR family transcriptional regulator, whose amino-acid sequence is MDATRLRVLRELADRGTVAATARALSMTPSAVSQQLKILSREAGVTLLEPAGRRLRLTDAGQALVVRADDVVAALDRAAAEMTAYRGSPRGRVRVALFPSGAALLLPGLLDALAGSGVDVQARDEDLPAAAVPALLADYDVVLTHRDERAPDTSSPRVTAEPLMREPIDLILPPGHPLAGQDAVRPDQLADERWISVRGGFPVDDVLMSVAAATGVQPHVAMRINDFRVIEELVAGGHGVALLARHAVTSRAVVQLPLAGVRAARIYELARRPAADDVPAVATVLQAFRDVAARIGD
- a CDS encoding EamA family transporter, translating into MTSRDRMLGLTVVVLWGLNFLAIRAGLDHFPPFFFAALRFFVIAIPVILFVPRPQVPLKWLLVYGLGFGVGQFAFLFWGMHVGMPTGLASLVLQSSAPFTVVLGAVLLRERLRPTQVGGLLVAMAGMALIGWDRAQHAALLPVALTLLAGLSWAVGNIGNRKAASDQPMRLMLWMCVIPPLPMLALSFVVEGPTAGWTSLTSSLNGNGPLALAGLAYIVILGTIAGSGLWTALLSRYPAGMVAPFSLLVPIVGIGASWLVLHEEPSVLSLIGGAVVIAGAAATQVSGNVRPRTLPHPPAPARVGV